In Paractinoplanes brasiliensis, the following proteins share a genomic window:
- a CDS encoding DNA-3-methyladenine glycosylase I, whose protein sequence is MTDTAGLVIGADGRARCFWGGSTPDYLPYHDSEWGRPVRGDDALFERMTLEAFQSGLSWITILRKRPAFRAAFAGFSIEKVAAFTDDDATRLMADPGIVRNRMKVDAALANARVAAELPGGLDALLWSYAPDPKPPRPATRADVPAITPESTAMAKDLKKRGFRFVGPTTAYALMQATGMVDDHLAGCWVPAIGPAPAT, encoded by the coding sequence ATGACTGACACCGCAGGGCTCGTGATCGGTGCCGACGGCCGGGCCCGCTGCTTCTGGGGCGGCAGCACGCCCGACTACTTGCCCTATCACGACTCCGAGTGGGGTCGTCCGGTGCGCGGTGACGACGCCCTGTTCGAGCGGATGACTCTCGAGGCGTTCCAGTCCGGCCTGTCCTGGATCACCATCCTGCGCAAACGGCCGGCGTTCCGGGCCGCGTTCGCCGGGTTCTCGATCGAGAAGGTCGCCGCGTTCACCGACGACGACGCCACCCGCCTGATGGCCGACCCCGGCATCGTCCGCAACCGCATGAAGGTCGACGCCGCGCTGGCCAACGCCCGCGTGGCGGCCGAGCTGCCGGGCGGACTCGACGCCCTGCTCTGGTCCTACGCGCCCGACCCGAAACCGCCCCGCCCGGCCACCCGCGCCGACGTGCCGGCCATCACGCCCGAGTCCACGGCGATGGCCAAAGACCTCAAGAAACGGGGCTTCCGATTCGTCGGGCCCACCACGGCGTACGCGTTGATGCAGGCCACCGGCATGGTCGACGACCATCTGGCGGGCTGTTGGGTCCCAGCGATCGGTCCCGCCCCGGCCACGTGA
- a CDS encoding SRPBCC family protein — translation MSASDPVDGLGDAVRPGSGEVTATVIVNAPAQRVFDAFLSWEKQSQWVPFTTFRVVRGDGGEGSLVEAITTLGPAALRDEMRVVKVNPPYEVRVVHCGKVLRGPGTMRCTAMSGDRTQVVLHEWFHLPAGPVGKLAWPVLWPGSKLSFTGALRKFGRLVEEGKLP, via the coding sequence GTGAGCGCGTCCGATCCCGTCGACGGGTTGGGTGACGCCGTTCGCCCCGGCTCCGGCGAGGTGACCGCCACGGTCATCGTCAACGCGCCCGCCCAGCGTGTCTTCGACGCCTTCCTGAGCTGGGAAAAGCAGTCTCAGTGGGTGCCCTTCACCACATTCCGGGTGGTCCGGGGCGACGGTGGCGAGGGCAGTCTGGTCGAGGCGATCACCACGCTCGGCCCGGCGGCGCTGCGCGACGAGATGCGGGTGGTCAAGGTCAACCCCCCGTACGAGGTGAGGGTTGTGCACTGCGGCAAGGTGCTGCGGGGGCCCGGCACGATGCGCTGCACGGCCATGTCGGGCGATCGCACCCAGGTGGTGCTGCACGAGTGGTTCCACCTGCCCGCCGGCCCGGTCGGCAAGCTGGCCTGGCCGGTGCTGTGGCCCGGATCGAAGCTGAGCTTCACCGGCGCCCTCAGGAAGTTCGGGCGGCTCGTCGAAGAGGGCAAGCTGCCGTAG
- a CDS encoding enoyl-CoA hydratase-related protein, protein MTGLRTEPLLVDRTGAVVTLTLNRPDAMNALTVELKEALRDTLASLETDKSCRAIVLAGAGTAFCVGQDLREHAAQLESGATDLDTVRVHYNPIAQRLASMPKPVVAAVRGMAAGAGASFALLADFRIGGPKTSFLMAFANVGLAGDSGVSWSLPRIVGHARALELLLLAEPVRAQRSYEMGLLSRLTEDDEQVLPAAQELASRLAAGPTVAYGAIKRELSIGDAGTLSDALAAEAQAQAICGATADHKAAVDAFVNKQKPSFEGR, encoded by the coding sequence ATGACAGGGCTGAGGACTGAGCCTCTTCTCGTCGACCGCACCGGCGCGGTCGTCACGCTCACGCTCAACCGGCCCGACGCGATGAACGCCCTCACCGTCGAGCTCAAGGAGGCCCTGCGCGACACGCTGGCCTCGCTCGAGACCGACAAGTCGTGCCGGGCGATCGTGCTGGCCGGGGCGGGCACGGCGTTCTGCGTCGGGCAGGATCTGCGCGAACACGCGGCGCAGCTGGAGTCGGGAGCCACCGACCTGGACACCGTACGGGTGCACTACAACCCGATCGCCCAGCGGCTCGCCAGCATGCCCAAGCCCGTGGTGGCCGCGGTGCGGGGCATGGCGGCCGGGGCCGGGGCGTCGTTCGCGCTGCTGGCCGACTTCCGGATCGGCGGGCCCAAGACCAGCTTCCTGATGGCGTTCGCCAACGTCGGGCTGGCCGGCGACAGCGGGGTCTCGTGGTCGCTGCCCCGGATCGTGGGGCACGCCCGGGCGCTGGAACTGCTGCTGCTGGCCGAGCCGGTGCGCGCCCAGAGGTCGTACGAGATGGGTCTGCTCTCGCGTCTGACCGAGGACGACGAGCAGGTGCTGCCGGCCGCCCAGGAACTGGCCTCGCGTCTCGCGGCCGGGCCGACGGTCGCCTACGGGGCGATCAAGCGCGAACTCTCGATCGGCGACGCGGGCACGCTGTCCGACGCGCTGGCGGCCGAGGCCCAGGCGCAGGCCATCTGCGGCGCCACGGCCGACCACAAGGCCGCCGTCGACGCCTTCGTCAACAAGCAGAAGCCGTCCTTCGAGGGCCGGTGA
- a CDS encoding DivIVA domain-containing protein: MGQLFLFIVVALVVAAIVFGVTVMIGGGDNALTPVEPDGAAVPLPSDRPLGEEDIVRTKFDTAWRGYRMSQVDQALQRAAYDIGYKGELIGVLEAEVAALREGRTADADVLRRAREAAIAPSEAATAPAPSSDPQVTVTPADPEPLPVADDTPAPARTEPAETK; the protein is encoded by the coding sequence ATGGGCCAGCTTTTCCTCTTCATCGTCGTGGCACTGGTCGTCGCGGCGATCGTGTTCGGCGTGACCGTGATGATCGGTGGCGGCGACAACGCATTGACGCCCGTCGAGCCGGACGGGGCGGCCGTGCCGTTGCCGAGCGACCGGCCGCTCGGTGAGGAGGACATCGTCCGCACGAAGTTCGACACGGCCTGGCGCGGTTACCGCATGTCCCAGGTCGACCAGGCCCTGCAGCGCGCCGCGTATGACATCGGTTACAAGGGCGAGCTGATCGGCGTGCTCGAGGCCGAGGTCGCCGCGCTGCGCGAGGGGCGGACGGCCGACGCCGACGTGCTGCGGCGCGCCCGTGAGGCGGCGATCGCCCCGTCCGAGGCCGCCACGGCGCCCGCCCCCAGCTCCGACCCCCAGGTCACCGTCACCCCGGCCGATCCCGAGCCGCTGCCCGTCGCGGACGACACCCCGGCGCCGGCGCGCACCGAGCCGGCCGAGACCAAGTGA
- a CDS encoding 2-oxoacid:acceptor oxidoreductase subunit alpha, giving the protein MSASAGAKRVEQLDRVVIRFAGDSGDGMQLTGDRFTSETAQLGNDISTLPNFPAEIRAPAGTLPGVSSFQVHFADYDILTPGDSPNVLVAMNPAALKANLSDLPPGADIIVNTDEFTKRNLAKVGYAVSPLEDGSLAGYALHPVALTSMTVGALAELGVAKKDAERAKNMFALGLLSWMYSRPFESTLRFLESKFAKRPDLVAANKAAFQAGWNFGETTEDFAVRYEVKPARMQPGTYRNITGNQALALGLVAASVRSKLPLFLGAYPITPASDILHELSKHKKFGITTMQAEDEIAAIGAALGASYGGALGVTTTSGPGVALKGETISLAIALELPLVIVDVQRAGPSTGMPTKTEQADLNMALHGRHGEAPLAVIAPKSPSDCFHAAIEAARIALKYRTPVILLSDNYVANGSEPWLLPSSDELPDISVEFTTEANGEDGRFLPYLRDPETMARPWAIPGTPGLEHRIGGLEKADKTGDISYDPANHEHMVRTRAARIEAIEVPDVEVEDADENARVLVLGWGSTYGPIGAACRALRQRGLPIAQAHLRHLAPLPANLGEVLAAYDKVVVPEMNLGQLAHVIRAKYLIDAVPFNQISGLPFTAATLENMLEDVVKNG; this is encoded by the coding sequence GTGTCCGCTTCCGCTGGAGCGAAGCGAGTCGAACAACTGGATCGGGTGGTCATCCGGTTCGCCGGCGACTCGGGCGACGGCATGCAGCTGACCGGTGACCGATTCACCTCGGAAACCGCCCAGCTGGGCAACGACATCTCCACCCTGCCGAACTTCCCGGCCGAGATCCGGGCGCCCGCGGGCACCCTGCCGGGCGTGTCGAGCTTCCAGGTGCACTTCGCCGACTACGACATCCTCACCCCCGGCGACTCGCCGAACGTGCTGGTCGCGATGAATCCGGCCGCGCTCAAGGCCAACCTGTCCGACCTGCCGCCCGGCGCCGACATCATCGTCAACACCGACGAGTTCACCAAGCGCAACCTGGCCAAGGTCGGTTACGCGGTGAGCCCGCTCGAGGACGGCTCGCTGGCCGGCTATGCCCTGCACCCGGTCGCCCTGACCTCGATGACAGTCGGCGCGCTGGCCGAGCTGGGCGTGGCCAAGAAGGACGCCGAACGCGCGAAGAACATGTTCGCGCTCGGCCTGCTGAGCTGGATGTACTCGCGCCCGTTCGAGTCGACGCTGCGGTTCCTGGAGTCGAAGTTCGCCAAGCGCCCCGACCTGGTCGCGGCGAACAAGGCCGCCTTCCAGGCCGGTTGGAACTTCGGCGAGACGACCGAGGACTTCGCCGTCCGCTACGAGGTCAAGCCCGCGCGCATGCAGCCGGGCACCTATCGCAACATCACCGGCAACCAGGCGCTCGCGCTGGGCCTGGTGGCGGCGAGCGTACGGTCCAAGCTGCCGCTGTTCCTGGGCGCCTACCCGATCACCCCGGCCTCCGACATCCTGCACGAGCTGAGCAAGCACAAGAAGTTCGGCATCACCACGATGCAGGCCGAGGACGAGATCGCTGCCATCGGCGCCGCGCTCGGGGCCTCGTACGGGGGCGCTCTGGGTGTCACCACGACGTCGGGTCCCGGTGTGGCGCTCAAGGGCGAGACGATCTCGCTGGCCATCGCGCTGGAGCTGCCGCTGGTCATCGTCGACGTGCAGCGGGCCGGCCCGTCGACGGGCATGCCGACCAAGACCGAGCAGGCCGACCTCAACATGGCCCTGCACGGCCGGCACGGCGAGGCGCCGCTCGCGGTGATCGCTCCGAAGTCGCCGTCGGACTGCTTCCACGCGGCCATCGAGGCGGCCCGGATAGCCCTGAAATACCGCACTCCGGTCATCCTGCTCTCGGACAACTACGTGGCCAACGGCTCCGAGCCCTGGCTGCTGCCGTCCTCCGACGAGCTGCCCGACATCTCGGTCGAGTTCACCACCGAGGCCAACGGCGAGGACGGGCGCTTCCTGCCCTACCTGCGTGACCCCGAGACCATGGCACGGCCGTGGGCGATCCCCGGCACGCCCGGCCTCGAGCACCGCATCGGCGGGCTGGAGAAAGCCGACAAGACCGGCGACATCTCGTACGACCCGGCCAACCACGAGCACATGGTGCGCACCCGGGCCGCCCGCATCGAGGCCATCGAGGTGCCCGACGTCGAGGTCGAGGACGCCGACGAGAACGCGCGCGTGCTCGTGCTCGGCTGGGGTTCCACGTACGGGCCGATCGGCGCGGCGTGCCGGGCCCTGCGGCAGCGCGGCCTGCCGATCGCGCAGGCCCACCTGCGGCACCTGGCGCCGCTGCCGGCCAACCTCGGCGAGGTGCTGGCGGCGTACGACAAGGTCGTCGTTCCGGAGATGAACCTGGGCCAGCTGGCCCACGTGATCCGCGCGAAGTACCTGATCGACGCGGTTCCCTTCAACCAGATCAGCGGCCTGCCGTTCACCGCCGCGACGCTGGAGAACATGCTCGAGGACGTGGTCAAGAATGGCTAG
- the ndhC gene encoding NADH-quinone oxidoreductase subunit A, protein MDGYLGSYATLGLVAAAGVLVFVGAFGANKLLKPSAPAEPAGKFVAYESGIDPVGGDWAQAQIRYYVYAYLYVLFAVEAVFLFPWAVVFDLPGFGWATVAEMGVFVAVLALGILYAWRKKILTWT, encoded by the coding sequence GTGGACGGGTATCTGGGGTCGTACGCCACGCTCGGCTTGGTCGCGGCGGCCGGCGTGCTCGTCTTCGTGGGCGCCTTCGGGGCCAACAAGCTGCTCAAGCCGTCCGCCCCGGCCGAGCCGGCGGGCAAGTTCGTGGCCTACGAGAGCGGCATCGACCCGGTCGGGGGCGACTGGGCGCAGGCCCAGATCCGCTACTACGTGTACGCGTACCTCTATGTGCTTTTCGCCGTGGAGGCCGTTTTTCTCTTCCCGTGGGCGGTTGTCTTCGACCTTCCGGGTTTCGGCTGGGCCACGGTGGCCGAGATGGGGGTCTTCGTCGCGGTCCTCGCCCTCGGCATCCTCTACGCCTGGCGCAAAAAGATCCTGACCTGGACCTGA
- a CDS encoding S1 family peptidase, producing the protein MVKWRILVSTAVAALTVAAWGTTAEAAPTAPPGDGVVSPSVVGGSQATQGEFPWMVRLSMGCGGALYSPTLVLTAAHCVSRTGANSSITATLGVVDLQSSSRITRTSNYVYRAPGYNGNGDDWAFIRLSSPVTTLATLPIATSTAYDSGTFTVAGWGANREGGAQQRYLLKANVPFVSDATCNSSSMYGGEVIAAEEICAGYTSGGTDTCQGDSGGPMFRRDASNAWVQVGIVSWGYGCARPNKPGVYTQVSYFSSAIRSAASSLGG; encoded by the coding sequence ATGGTCAAGTGGCGGATTCTCGTGAGCACGGCAGTGGCCGCGCTCACCGTGGCGGCGTGGGGCACGACCGCCGAGGCAGCGCCGACCGCGCCGCCCGGCGACGGTGTCGTCAGCCCGTCGGTGGTCGGCGGCAGCCAGGCCACGCAGGGCGAGTTCCCGTGGATGGTGCGCCTGTCGATGGGCTGCGGCGGCGCGCTGTACAGCCCGACCCTGGTGCTCACGGCCGCGCACTGCGTGAGCCGTACGGGCGCCAACTCGTCGATCACGGCCACGCTCGGGGTCGTCGACCTGCAGTCGAGCAGCCGGATCACCCGCACCTCGAACTACGTCTACCGCGCGCCCGGCTACAACGGCAACGGCGACGACTGGGCCTTCATCCGCCTGTCCAGCCCGGTCACGACGCTGGCCACGCTGCCGATCGCGACCAGCACGGCGTACGACTCGGGCACCTTCACGGTCGCCGGCTGGGGCGCGAACCGTGAGGGCGGGGCACAGCAGCGTTACCTGCTCAAGGCCAACGTGCCGTTCGTCAGCGACGCCACCTGCAACTCGTCCTCGATGTACGGCGGCGAGGTGATCGCGGCCGAGGAGATCTGCGCCGGTTACACCTCCGGCGGCACCGACACCTGCCAGGGCGACTCCGGCGGCCCCATGTTCCGCCGCGACGCGAGCAACGCCTGGGTGCAGGTCGGGATCGTGAGCTGGGGGTACGGGTGCGCCCGGCCCAACAAGCCCGGCGTCTACACCCAGGTCAGCTACTTCTCGTCCGCCATCCGCAGCGCCGCCTCAAGCCTGGGCGGCTGA